From the genome of Paenibacillus sp. JQZ6Y-1, one region includes:
- a CDS encoding aminotransferase A codes for MEHLIHAPIHDIQISGIRKIATAAARYPDALALTLGQPDFPTPAHIITAAEEAMHQGKTVYTPNAGIPALRRAAAEFVKVKYDQHYDMDTEVIVTVGASQALDVALRTIVSPGDEVILPGPIYPGYEPLIRLAGGIPIYVDTRSTGFKLTAELLEPHLSPRTKAIALGYPSNPTGRVLGEQELNGIADLLRERDIFVISDEIYSELIYDEPHRSISLLPGMREKTIVINGLSKSHSMTGWRIGLLFAPAWLSAHMLKVHQYNVSCASSISQFAAVEALTNGIDDALPMRDAYRQRRDYVYDRLVQMGLELDKPEGAFYLFPSIAHLNIPSMEFAMRLLEEQKVAVVPGDAFSIYGEGYIRLSYAYALPVLEKALDRLEAFIRTLHV; via the coding sequence ATGGAACATCTCATTCATGCACCGATTCACGATATTCAGATCAGCGGCATTCGCAAAATTGCCACCGCTGCAGCGCGTTATCCAGATGCGTTGGCATTGACGCTGGGACAGCCGGATTTCCCAACACCTGCGCATATTATTACTGCTGCGGAAGAAGCGATGCACCAAGGCAAAACAGTGTATACGCCCAATGCGGGTATTCCTGCACTGCGCCGAGCAGCAGCAGAGTTTGTCAAAGTGAAATATGATCAGCATTATGACATGGATACCGAGGTCATCGTAACGGTCGGAGCGAGTCAAGCGCTGGATGTGGCGCTGCGTACTATTGTATCGCCGGGGGATGAAGTGATTTTGCCGGGACCGATCTATCCCGGGTATGAGCCGTTGATCCGCTTAGCGGGCGGTATCCCGATCTATGTGGATACACGCAGTACAGGCTTCAAATTGACTGCGGAGTTACTCGAACCGCATCTATCGCCACGTACCAAAGCCATCGCTTTAGGTTATCCATCCAATCCGACAGGACGCGTATTGGGCGAGCAGGAATTGAACGGTATTGCTGATCTACTGCGGGAGCGGGATATTTTCGTGATTTCCGATGAAATTTATAGCGAGCTGATCTATGATGAGCCACACCGCTCTATCTCACTGCTGCCGGGAATGCGTGAGAAGACCATTGTGATTAATGGCTTGTCCAAATCGCATTCGATGACGGGTTGGCGGATCGGCTTACTATTTGCTCCAGCTTGGTTGTCGGCGCATATGCTGAAGGTGCATCAATATAATGTATCGTGTGCCAGCTCGATCAGTCAGTTTGCTGCGGTTGAAGCATTGACCAATGGCATAGATGATGCGTTGCCGATGCGTGACGCGTACCGTCAGCGCCGAGATTATGTCTATGATCGACTGGTGCAGATGGGATTAGAGCTGGATAAGCCGGAAGGTGCGTTTTATCTGTTCCCTTCTATTGCGCATCTGAATATACCATCGATGGAATTTGCGATGCGATTGCTGGAAGAACAAAAGGTTGCCGTCGTGCCGGGAGATGCCTTTTCGATCTATGGAGAAGGATATATTCGCTTATCGTATGCGTATGCACTACCAGTGCTAGAAAAAGCGCTGGATCGGTTGGAAGCATTCATCCGTACTTTGCATGTGTAA